Proteins from a single region of Dyadobacter fanqingshengii:
- a CDS encoding capsule assembly Wzi family protein — MLSGATDQTPFWAHANQNGNIPMDGNFGIANAGVYKVYNPHNPRTFQWSAGIQGIASYGKSGKAFLSDAYIAGRVGKLEILAGQKSNVVGLMDTTMTSGSLSMAGNSRPFPRVQISIPEYLPLYFTKNLVSLKFSYSEGYLGSSRLNYGIEREVSYTYFHQKSLYFRFGKPTDRLNIYVGANHQAIWGGEDKIIPLYNLEPLKAYWYTISGKTLNYNKVGHHFGTVDLRAEWRGKTWSYFVYRQNIYETGSLFSIINFDDGLNGIRVKRIKPLPAGSSRFAFQSFLLEAVGTNSQVNKSPLSGLAIYEKGNYYNSYIYQRGWAYFNRGIGTPLAPSSQITRSSLPTNASEFTNNNRFWAFHTGVTATWLKTYFGLRGTYSRNSGSLLSPFESMKEQISLSLTAERNLKLLNGCSVFTNITSDFGQLYPNSHGLIIGLRKNGFLD; from the coding sequence ATGTTGTCTGGCGCGACGGATCAAACTCCTTTTTGGGCACATGCAAACCAGAATGGCAACATTCCCATGGACGGCAACTTTGGCATAGCCAATGCCGGTGTGTACAAAGTCTATAATCCACACAACCCCAGAACTTTTCAATGGAGCGCTGGCATTCAGGGAATTGCAAGTTACGGAAAGTCAGGAAAGGCGTTTCTGTCTGATGCCTACATCGCAGGACGCGTCGGAAAATTGGAAATTTTGGCAGGACAGAAAAGCAATGTCGTAGGCCTGATGGACACCACGATGACATCTGGTTCGCTGTCGATGGCTGGAAATTCCCGGCCATTTCCCCGAGTACAAATATCAATTCCGGAATATCTTCCGCTCTATTTCACTAAAAATTTGGTGTCACTGAAATTCTCTTATTCCGAAGGCTATCTGGGAAGCAGCAGGCTTAACTATGGAATTGAAAGAGAAGTTTCATACACTTATTTTCACCAAAAATCATTGTATTTCCGATTTGGAAAACCCACTGACCGCCTGAACATTTACGTAGGTGCCAATCATCAGGCGATTTGGGGAGGAGAAGATAAGATAATCCCACTGTATAACTTGGAACCCCTGAAAGCATACTGGTATACAATATCGGGGAAAACATTAAATTACAATAAGGTTGGCCATCATTTTGGCACCGTTGATCTCAGAGCTGAATGGCGCGGGAAAACATGGTCCTATTTTGTTTACAGACAAAACATTTACGAGACAGGCTCGCTTTTCAGTATTATCAATTTTGACGATGGACTGAACGGGATCAGGGTAAAAAGGATCAAACCGCTGCCTGCCGGATCATCCCGGTTTGCATTCCAGAGTTTTTTACTGGAAGCCGTTGGCACGAACAGCCAGGTGAACAAATCACCACTATCAGGTCTGGCAATTTATGAAAAGGGTAATTATTACAATAGCTACATTTACCAACGCGGGTGGGCATATTTCAACCGTGGAATTGGCACGCCGTTGGCACCTTCATCTCAAATAACGCGATCTTCGCTGCCCACCAATGCTTCTGAGTTTACTAATAATAACCGCTTTTGGGCGTTTCATACTGGTGTCACGGCCACATGGCTTAAAACGTATTTCGGCTTGAGAGGCACATATTCAAGGAATTCAGGCTCCTTACTAAGCCCTTTTGAATCGATGAAAGAGCAAATTTCCCTGTCACTTACGGCTGAGAGGAATCTTAAATTATTAAACGGTTGCAGCGTATTTACCAACATTACTTCTGATTTTGGCCAGCTTTACCCAAATTCTCACGGCCTGATCATTGGTTTAAGGAAAAATGGATTTTTGGATTAG
- a CDS encoding capsule assembly Wzi family protein: protein MRNLFLMLLLYVATQASGFSQDSTLHYSAEIKGALASKQTPYLFHTNTYGVIPTNGSFALAQASFHKVYSPHNPRFFQWSAGAELVATANKSSSVFFTDLFVAAKAGPVEISIGQRKDFYGLGDSLLTTGAVAISSNARPYPKIQISTPHFVNIIPGNDIITFKFSYSDGLFGPARSIYGNVRTVPEIYLHHKSIYLKLGKKSHILNLFAGFNHQVMWGGEDKIFSGGLKRSEAYRYVVLGKPWAASRVGNHFGTIDIGMQLQGKAWTAFLYRQSIYEDGSIANLSNIADGLNGLRFKRNNRQYDGLQLNTVLLEYVYTKYQGGNVFDFITGTFGRDNYFNHYVYSQGWSYKGRTFGTPLIAPQHLIRDKLKSSPNLFTANNRLIAFHAAIEGSFNKATFLLKASHSINSGTYNKPFSSSIKQTSLLARIETPLKFINESYLNLSLGTDFGHFYPNNTAILIGWRKSGFIR, encoded by the coding sequence ATGAGGAATTTATTCTTAATGCTGCTACTTTATGTAGCAACGCAGGCAAGCGGTTTCTCTCAGGATTCAACATTACATTATTCTGCGGAAATCAAAGGCGCTCTGGCTTCCAAGCAAACACCATACTTATTTCATACAAATACCTACGGTGTAATACCAACAAACGGCTCGTTTGCGCTTGCCCAGGCCAGTTTTCATAAAGTCTATAGTCCGCATAATCCCCGCTTTTTCCAGTGGTCAGCCGGAGCTGAGTTGGTAGCGACGGCAAATAAGTCATCTTCAGTATTCTTTACAGACCTTTTTGTAGCTGCCAAAGCCGGCCCTGTTGAGATTAGTATTGGACAACGTAAAGATTTTTATGGGTTGGGTGACAGTTTATTGACTACCGGAGCTGTTGCAATTTCTTCCAATGCAAGGCCCTATCCTAAAATTCAGATCTCCACGCCGCATTTCGTCAACATTATTCCTGGCAACGATATTATCACTTTCAAATTCTCCTATTCAGATGGATTGTTTGGACCGGCAAGATCAATTTACGGGAATGTAAGGACCGTGCCCGAAATATACCTTCATCATAAATCCATTTACCTGAAACTCGGAAAGAAAAGCCACATTCTAAATCTTTTTGCTGGATTCAACCACCAGGTAATGTGGGGCGGAGAGGATAAGATTTTTTCCGGCGGGCTTAAACGGTCCGAAGCATATCGTTACGTCGTCCTTGGTAAGCCTTGGGCGGCTAGCAGGGTTGGGAATCATTTCGGGACGATTGACATCGGCATGCAATTACAAGGCAAAGCCTGGACCGCATTTTTGTATCGACAAAGCATTTATGAAGATGGCTCAATAGCAAACCTTTCCAACATTGCTGACGGACTGAACGGATTGAGGTTCAAAAGGAATAATCGCCAATATGACGGTCTTCAACTGAATACTGTGTTGCTGGAATACGTTTATACAAAATATCAGGGTGGGAACGTGTTTGACTTTATAACGGGCACGTTCGGCCGGGACAATTATTTTAACCATTACGTGTACAGCCAGGGTTGGTCATACAAAGGCAGAACGTTTGGAACTCCATTGATTGCTCCGCAACACCTGATAAGAGACAAATTGAAAAGTTCTCCAAACCTCTTCACAGCGAACAACCGCCTGATCGCTTTTCACGCCGCAATTGAAGGCTCTTTCAACAAAGCAACATTTCTATTAAAAGCCAGTCATTCCATCAATTCCGGGACTTATAACAAGCCATTTAGCAGTTCGATTAAACAGACGTCATTACTCGCACGGATCGAGACACCCCTAAAGTTTATAAACGAAAGTTATTTAAACCTATCTCTAGGCACGGATTTTGGACATTTTTATCCAAACAACACTGCTATTTTGATAGGATGGAGAAAATCCGGTTTTATCAGATAA